AGTGTGAAGCATGCAGGAAGGTATCGTTTGCTGCCAGCACCACGGAAATGTAAGTATGCTGTGTGTTGATAATAGGTCTAAAACTAGCAAACTAATTGACAGCCAACAGATTTGCTTTGCAAACCTCAGCAACATTGTCATTGAAGGTAGTTAGTTTGTCTGCTTGTCCCTCTTTCACATGTTTGTATCATCAAAAATGGTAGCTAACAAGCCAACTACCTAAAAGGCAGGCAATGCATTAATTTATTTCTGACATTCTGATATCATAGTATTTCATTTGGATCAGGATTATAGATCTGGGTATGCAGCTAATCACAGGTGTCTATATGTATAGCCCATCTGCTGTAGGCTATaatacagttgtgtgtgtgttttccaaaaGGCTTAGCAGTAAACTTTCTACTACTTTCTCTACAGATTTCTACAAGCTGCATCTAGACCCCAACACGGCTCATAAAAACTTAACATTGTCTGAACGGAACCAGCGAGTGACTAGGACGTCTGCTCAGCCCTCCCTAGACCACCCAGAGCGCTTTGACTGCTGGCCCCAGGTGCTGTGCAGGGAGCCTCTGACCGGACGCTGCTACTGGGAGGTCGAGTGGACTGGGACAGCTGCCATTGGATTGGCTTACAAAGACATCAGAAGGAAAGGAGGTGGGGACGACGTTGTGCTAGGACACAATCTAAAATCAGTGGCACTGTACTGTGACAAGGACAGCTACTCTGTGTACTATGGTAAGAAGAAGACCGAGATCGGTTTCCCCCCCTTTGGGTGCAATAGGGTTGGGGTGTTTCTGGACTGGCCCACTGGTTCGGTGTCATTCTATAGGGTCTCGTCTGATGACGGCCTACTGCTCCTGGACACAAAGTACACCACCTTTAACCAGCCACTGTACGCAGCATTCACACTCTACCCCTCAGACACAGCCATCTCTTTGTGCAAGATTGAGATGTGAATAGGCACTGAATCATACACACAGTCATCTCTTGGATGCTGGTGTCTCAAAAAAGGTCAGTGCTGAAAATGAGCAATTTGCTTGCAGTGATTGTAGACACATTTCtatcagaataaaaaaaaatggaggggGTTATACCAAGGTTGCACCCTTGGTTAGTTTGCACTTTAGTTGTATACACATAATAAATGTAGCATCATGTTATGCATATGTAGCATATTGTGTCATATTCTGTTTTGATTGATGTGATGGTCTACTGTATACTATTGTGTACATTGCACTAGGGTGAAGTCAGGTACATTGGGACAAATAAGGTTTTATATATTGGGCTCTTTAACTATTAGAAGCTAATCACTGATCATGTTATTATAAACTTAGCACAAAAAGTaaggacatttgtgtttggtaGATTATTTCTCTGTGGTAACAATGCTTTTTGGCAATAAATCGTATACCATTGTAAAGCCTGTTTCCCTTTCAAATGGTGCCCCATGCATTTGTGGGATGAGCAGCAGTGCtgagtactgtatgtgggtTGCGCCAATGAAAAATTTGCCAAATCTTCTCTGCCATTGCCCAACAGGTTATTTTGCTGTTGCTATTGACACTTGTTTTGAGCTTCTGGTACCCCCAGGTGTCTGCTACAAGAATCGGCATGTTGCGTTTGAATGATCTGGATAGGGCCCTTACGATAGGGCAACTTCAAGCTTGTGTTCTGCAAAACCAAGTTGCAGCATTATTTGGAGTTAGCCCTAGTACCATCTACAAACTGAAGACCAAGTTCCATATATAACGGGGGATGTCAAAGACAGGCCGCGAAGTGGGCATCCCAAGAAGACGACACCCCAAGAAGACCATTTCCTCACCCTGTCAGCACGTAGATGGTTCTTCCACACGCTACTGAGGCTCCTGTTTGTGAAATGAATAAATTGTTAGATTGCCAATGTCTTGTTTCTTCAATCATCCAATCCACCAAACGAGTCAATGGCAGAATAAGCTGTTTGGCATTGGTAGAGAAGATTTGGCAAATTTTTCATGTATACAACCCACATACTCAGCGCTGTTGTTCATcaatatatatttgtattatctGCAGTGGCGGTTTTAGGTACGGGCGAACCGGGCGGTCGCCCGGGGCGGCATCTTGTAGGGGGCGGCACGAgcgctttaaaaaaaaaaaaaaaaaaaaaaaagaataataataataaacgtcGCAAAACGATTTTCTAGTATCCATCACTTGTGTGAGGAGTTAGGGAATGTTGCTCAgaaggtaggcctactgcactgtGCAGAGGAAGGGGCGAAGGGAGGGGTTTGCGGGGGACAGTTCACCTCTGGGTCTCCTTAATGAAACGGGAAAGGGGGGATGAATGGGGATCCActgtatagtagcctacaacagtctaTTAGTGGGCTAAAATCAGTCACACCTTGACTTTCTTCCAAACAACGCACATCTCATAATGTTATGAATGCAGACCTATGATTCCTGCACATTTAATTAACTGTGTGAAATGGCTAATAAAAATAAGTGACAAAACGATTAAGAGGTCACCCAGGTGAATTGGTTTGGTCTTGACTGTGGTCGCGAGTGGATCATGGGAATTTGTGGATTGTTGTCGACTGTCGAGTGCCAAACAAGATGGACAGAAAGCGGTCAAAGCCATTAGGTGCCCAGTtccgaaaaaaaagaaaagtagaaGAGGAGAAACGAGCAAAGGATAAAGGTATGTAATGTCCTAATAATAACAGTATCATGTCATGAGTGAAGGGCTAACGTCAATGTTAATTGATAGGGCCTAGCCTAGTATAACTTTTACGTTTGTTAGCCATCTTGCAATGATACCTATGCTTagcctataaaataataattcggttttaacaaacacaacaactaATTTCACCATGAGATGGATTATGCTTTGCAACAAAACGGTCAAAACCTCAAAAGTTCTGATTATTTATTTCCATCATTTTGGTTAACGTTGCTGTTTAGACAACGCAATTTTCATGTAACCAAGGTAGGTAGGCAGGCTAGTTTCAAAGACGAACACTTGGCATTTGCAACATGAGTGCAAAGCATAGTAGCCTAGTAGTAGTAGCCAAAGAACAAATTGTTCCTCCCTAATTTAATATGACAGCAGGCATTTAGCATGTAGGCCTCAGGGCATgtttatgaaatgtgctatcaatggatgttttgttttgtataagAGCTAAATTGTAGCCTGAAGTCTTTTAATGACAATTTCAATTGCAATTTCAGGGGCACTTCTAAAATACTTTGGAGCATCCTCTGCCACTGCTCAAGATGAGCCACCCACAGCCCCTGTTTCACAGGATGAGGAGGAGCCATCAACCTCATCAGATGCACAGGCCTCTTCTGAGGTGGTCCCTGTCCTTGAGGATGAGCACCAATCCATGTCTCCACAAACATCTCCCTCTACGTCTGCTTCTCCTCAGCATGAGCCTTCAGGTGGGTTTTtacatctcgctctctctctctctctctctctctctcattccttgtgtgtgtgtgtgtgtgtgtgtgtgtgggggtatgccTAGGCAACAAGAACAAGTAATTTAATGTAGTCATAAGATTTTTGATAATTTCTTAGTAGGGCTATGAGTTATGTTCTTCTGCTGTGTGCTTTGAGTAATGTGACAATATGCTGTCTGATAGAAATGCCTGGAGCTGAATGCCCCACTGCTGAGGAGCCTCTGTCAACTGACCCTGCTAAATGGCCTACGCTTCTGACGGACAGGATTCGGACTGAACTGGTTCGCAGAGGACCCTGTAAGTTGCCTCCtgattttgttttccaaaggaGTGAAAGTGATGGGAGAAGTTGCCACCACCACTATTTTAAAAAGACATTAGTTAGTGGTGAAAAGATGGCAAGAAGTTGGCTGATATTTTCCATGGAGAACAATAGCCTCTTTTGCTTCTGCTGCAAATTGTTTTCCAAGAGGAACATTCATTTAATAAGTTCAGGATTGTCCGATTGGAAACATGCAAGTTCTTatctcacatcacatgaaaaCAGTCCAGAACATCTCAATTGCATGAAAGCATGGAAGGAATTGGCAGTGAGGTTAAGAAGTGGGAAAACTATTGATAAGCAGGAGATGGCACTTCTGGAGgctgagaggaagagatggagagcagTGCTGACACGTCTCATTGCTATTGTGCAGTCACTAGCAGTTCGAAATTTGGCTCTAAGgggacacacagaaacattgtTCACACCATCAAATGGGAATTTTCTCAAAGAGGTCGAACTTATGGCCAGATTTGATTCCATTATGAAAGGTCACCTTGACCGTGTTGAAAGAGGAACAGCAAGTCAACAGCTACCTGGGCCATCATATACAGAATGAGCTGATTGATTTGTTGAGCAGCAAACAGTTGTCAAAATTGTCAGCTGACAGTGCTGTAAGCAATCTTTTGCAATGTTATTGTGAGCCTATATATTTGACACTTTATGTCTATAGTGAATAAGCCTATATATTTGACACTTTATGTCTATAGTGAATATTTTCAAATTTGTGtgattttatttaatatttattaatattattgctGTTCTACTTTTATATTTGATTGTAAGTTATATTTGCCACTTTTatgtatataggcctattgtgtatttatttaagttCTAATACGGTTTTGTGCAGAATTGCCTCATTGTCATTTGGCAATGCTGTAAGCAGTATTTTGCCATCTCATTGTTTGCCATCTGCTTGTTTGTGCAGAATTGCCTGTTGTTGCTttaaaaattacatttaaaatgacatttaaaatgtctcaataaaaaatgactgtttgaaaaaaaagatttttttgttgttggggCTCGGGGGGATCTCGCCCGGGGAGTAATTGAGTCTAGAACCGCCACTGATTATCTGCCTTTAATAAATGTCCAAAACATTTGGTAATTTTGCATTGCATTTCATCTCAGTCATCACTTGTAGCCATTGTCAAAAATTGTGTCTCAAAATTTTGCTTTCATGATCAGTCAGACAAGTCATTCCAGCCCACATCTTAACATCCAGTTAACAGTTGAGCAATAGGagacctcagtccattttaaacaaacaTATAATGATcagttcagtgaacacatttaaaAGCAAGCTACAACTGATGTCAAGTAGGCTGCAACACTGACCTGCTGAACTTTCCTCACATGCAGGCAGAACTTCAGCGTCAGGGCAAAGATTTTGTGCAGAGTGACAGTGCACGTTATGAGGAGCAAGTTCAGACAATCTTGTCAGAATTTGAGAGGCGCTTTAATGACTTTGCATCCATCGAGCTTGCTGTTGCCAGCTATATGTGTTTTCCATTCAGTTCGATGTGGATAGTATTGCCTTAAAATTAGTATTACTGTTCCACCTGGAGAGCTCTGCTGTTGAGGATGAGATTCTCACTTTGCTACAGTAAATTACATTGAAATCAAATCCAGGGCAACACATGGCAAGAATGGAGAGTTCTGGAATCTACTGCTAGAAGGGAAGTATCACAACCTAAAAAGATGTCCACTGAGTTTGACAGCACTTTatacgtttttcatgtgacgtattttaggttctatagctttgtttacatccacctggtaggcaatgggcaagttgaacccattgaacattgttgtctgcagctgcctctcagtacatctctgtatttcagcaatgtcaacatttcaggcatcaataaaggtgatgatgaaacgttatcccattgttcactatttgatagcctgtcacaggaacgttattccgctaaaatcgccctgatttggtgcattgatctgtagcctatcgataacgttatgggagaaccggcagcctatggtagcctaagtttttttctctgttcaaaactcggtttacacgaagacgatagactttcttagaagctgtgaaatttggccagaaaggaacacgtcttccctctgaaagttgacacaaaatcaaacaatatttgatcatttaacttgaactgaacagcgacaggttttggtaggcagtagactcagcagacgttaaaacggtagcctacatagcaagcgtcagtcagcatcatgtaacattaatgtcgttaaagtcatgaatcctgtaacatattataacataATAGTGCGGCAGGTTAAGTCCATATTCCAGGACAATCGTTCACTTT
Above is a genomic segment from Alosa alosa isolate M-15738 ecotype Scorff River chromosome 19, AALO_Geno_1.1, whole genome shotgun sequence containing:
- the LOC125284557 gene encoding zinc finger MYM-type protein 5-like, with protein sequence MDRKRSKPLGAQFRKKRKVEEEKRAKDKGALLKYFGASSATAQDEPPTAPVSQDEEEPSTSSDAQASSEVVPVLEDEHQSMSPQTSPSTSASPQHEPSEMPGAECPTAEEPLSTDPAKWPTLLTDRIRTELVRRGPCKLPPDFVFQRSESDGRSCHHHYFKKTLVSGEKMARSWLIFSMENNSLFCFCCKLFSKRNIHLISSGLSDWKHASSYLTSHENSPEHLNCMKAWKELAVRLRSGKTIDKQEMALLEAERKRWRAVLTRLIAIVQSLAVRNLALRGHTETLFTPSNGNFLKEVELMARFDSIMKGHLDRVERGTASQQLPGPSYTE